Below is a genomic region from Helianthus annuus cultivar XRQ/B chromosome 2, HanXRQr2.0-SUNRISE, whole genome shotgun sequence.
aaaatggaatttaactctttatttaaagtgttaaatgccattttagtccttgtggtttgggccattttgccagtttagtccaaaggtttcattttttgccCGTGAGTCCAAAAAGatttcactgttgccattttggtccactaggttaacttcatccaatttttctgttaacgagaagggcaatttagtcattttatatggccgaattgcccttctagttaacagaattacatataaaatgaccgaattgcccttcttgttaacagaaaaaatggatgaacttaacctagtggactaaaatggcaacggtgaaacctttttggacccacaggtgaaaaataaaacctttggattaaactggcaaaatgacccaaaccacagggactaaaatggcatttaactctttatttttTACTTAAAAGTACCTAATAGAGCAAGTGTCAAACCTCAATATCTTAATTCTTAAGCTTTTCTTCTAATGAAAGCATACATTTGTATTCAATTGACTATATTCTATCTTTATGTACAAATATGAACCAAATAACACCCCATTCTATATTTCCATCAATGATCGTTATCAGTATCGAAAAAAGAAGAAAGTAAATGCGAATACCCCATGAATCGCAAGTTATTGAAATACATTGAGAACAAATGTTgcaaaagagtaaattacgtttttggcccctgtgggatatcacttttactatattagcctaaaataagaatttttaacatatctgcccccatggtctctataactaaccattttggcccctaagtctaaccattttggcccccatggtctctataactaaccattttggcccccatgatctctagacttaggggccaaaatggttagttatagagaccatggggcagatatgttaaaaattcttattttaggctaatatagtaaaagtgacataaccataggggccaaaaacgtaatttactcgcTGCAAAATAATCATTGACAAGATACTAGAAAGAAAGTACACGAAGATATAATCATACGTTCATACATACCGCTAGCATCAAACTCAGGCACTTGGATCATGACCAGAAGGACCTCCTCGATTAAACGCATAGTGTAAATTCAACAGAATTGATGAATAATAATAAACCGAACTCGAAGGCAAGGAAGTTTCTAAACCCATTGCTATTACTTGCCTAGTTGCCTCCGTTTTTTCCTCTCGCTTCCGATTAACATATGGAGATACAAGACTCTGCATAAATACAGGGTCATCAATATGTTTCATAGGGACACATATATATTCCGAAGTACCAGAAAAACACGATTCCTCAATACGATATAAACTCTCCCGCTTCGGTGATCTCAAGTAGTGAACAATGTCATACTTCATCTCACGACCACGTGGTAGCCGTTCCCACGACTCTTTTACATTATACTCCTTCATCAACCATATAAAAGAATTCTCGTCTCCTGCGTACACGCATAGACATCCTTTAACAATCCCGAGGCGGCTACTAGAACCACATTCATATCTTGGATCATCAGGTTGACCGACTTCtttaaacacctcttgagatatATCATAAGAAATAATCAATATCTTCCGGCTTTGATCTTCTACGATCCAGTGAAGCGCGCCATTGCATAAAATACCCGCGTTAGTAATAAATGTATACTTCACTTCTCCAACAACTTTCCAAACGTTTGTACTCAACCTCAACACTTGCagttgaacttgaaaacttgtcgGATTCTCATTCTCGTTTTCGTTTTCGTTTTCGTTTTCGCCAGCGCGGGCCCCAACGAGGACCGCGTAATCATCATTGGCTGAATCGTGACCAAAACCCCAACATAATAACGGTGAAGGGATACAAGGGGGAGGTCTGAGCCGTGTTACCTCTCTGGTCAACGGATTGCCTACTAAAAATTTCGAATAAATACAAGGAGAGTTGCATACAACTACCAAGCCAGTTGAAGAACCGATAAGATGATGATCTGTCGAACTTATTCTTCTGTGTCCGATCTCATCGTAGCGATCTTTGTTGTAACTACGGTTCAGATGACGGTTAACGAAACCTGGACTTGTGATTAATGAGTGCCATGACTTGCACACTCTTTTGCAACGGATCAGATTATTCACGTCTAACCGTATCAGTATCTGCTCAACTATATCGTCGTGAACAACCTCGGCCCTTGTGGAACATACTGTAACTACCATTTATTGAAAAACAAATTATCTTATAAGTTTTGTCATTTATCTTAATACCACTTATCAgacggtgtcctttttaacgaattttgacaagttttgccctttacgaggaattttgttgcacgttttgtcctttaggcttaacccagttagattttcttgttaaatcttgtcacccaagggtattttagtctttttacccatttatttcaaGAGTCACCCTATTTtgttttattcttttaaataatattaaataaatgggtaaaaagactaaaataccctttggtgacaagatttaacaagaaaatctaactgggttaagcctaaaggacaaaacgtgcaacaaaattccttgtAAAAGGCAATACttgtcaaaattcgttaaaaaggacaccgcctgataaatggtattaagataaaggacaaaatttgtaatttttcCTTAAAAATAGTAAGGCAAAATAACCGTAAGCACCTGATTCAGTTCTTATTCGTTGAGATTTGAACAAAGCCTTATACGCGTCATATCTCTTCCTTTTCCTACCACCACCAACATCTGAATTCCGCTTTTCGGTTTTCTTCTCTTCATTCACATCTTCTGAACTTTGTTTCGACTTGTTCGCAGTTTTTTCTTTTGTTGACTTGTTTCGTAAATCCCCCATCTCAACACAATCCCTATAATTTAGGGCAAAACTTCAAaattaggcctgtaaacgaaccgaacgaacacgaacataggcatgctcgtgttcgttcatttaactttaaccgaacacaaacatttaatcgaacacatttttttgtttgtgttcgttcattaagaaatcgggcaggtttttgttcgtttatgttcgttcgtttaaagcctaaacgaacagttcacgaacataaacgaacacaaacaaacataaaagaaatttaactgaacatatttgaataaacaagtctaatatattacatttcatccgaaaacacatctaaataaGGGTTCATAGATATAcaaattagttatatttatataactagttataaaacctaatatttatttaaatataactatttatgtatttattaaaatttaaacgatcataaacgaacataaatgaacgaacataaaagaatgttcaccaacataaatgaacgaacagaAGGTATGTTCATGTTccttcatttaattaaacgaacaaatttTTTTGTTCGTTTTCGTTCggttattaaataaacgaacttcccgccgaacaagttcatgaacgttcggt
It encodes:
- the LOC110927269 gene encoding F-box protein CPR1 isoform X3, whose amino-acid sequence is MGDLRNKSTKEKTANKSKQSSEDVNEEKKTEKRNSDVGGGRKRKRYDAYKALFKSQRIRTESVTVCSTRAEVVHDDIVEQILIRLDVNNLIRCKRVCKSWHSLITSPGFVNRHLNRSYNKDRYDEIGHRRISSTDHHLIGSSTGLVVVCNSPCIYSKFLVGNPLTREVTRLRPPPCIPSPLLCWGFGHDSANDDYAVLVGARAGENENENENENENPTSFQVQLQVLRLSTNVWKVVGEVKYTFITNAGILCNGALHWIVEDQSRKILIISYDISQEVFKEVGQPDDPRYECGSSSRLGIVKGCLCVYAGDENSFIWLMKEYNVKESWERLPRGREMKYDIVHYLRSPKRESLYRIEESCFSGTSEYICVPMKHIDDPVFMQSLVSPYVNRKREEKTEATRQVIAMGLETSLPSSSVYYYSSILLNLHYAFNRGGPSGHDPSA
- the LOC110927269 gene encoding F-box protein CPR1 isoform X1, translating into MMDCVEMGDLRNKSTKEKTANKSKQSSEDVNEEKKTEKRNSDVGGGRKRKRYDAYKALFKSQRIRTESVTVCSTRAEVVHDDIVEQILIRLDVNNLIRCKRVCKSWHSLITSPGFVNRHLNRSYNKDRYDEIGHRRISSTDHHLIGSSTGLVVVCNSPCIYSKFLVGNPLTREVTRLRPPPCIPSPLLCWGFGHDSANDDYAVLVGARAGENENENENENENPTSFQVQLQVLRLSTNVWKVVGEVKYTFITNAGILCNGALHWIVEDQSRKILIISYDISQEVFKEVGQPDDPRYECGSSSRLGIVKGCLCVYAGDENSFIWLMKEYNVKESWERLPRGREMKYDIVHYLRSPKRESLYRIEESCFSGTSEYICVPMKHIDDPVFMQSLVSPYVNRKREEKTEATRQVIAMGLETSLPSSSVYYYSSILLNLHYAFNRGGPSGHDPSA
- the LOC110927269 gene encoding F-box protein CPR1 isoform X2; the encoded protein is MMDCVEMGDLRNKSTKEKTANKSKQSSEDVNEEKKTEKRNSDVGGGRKRKRYDAYKALFKSQRIRTESVCSTRAEVVHDDIVEQILIRLDVNNLIRCKRVCKSWHSLITSPGFVNRHLNRSYNKDRYDEIGHRRISSTDHHLIGSSTGLVVVCNSPCIYSKFLVGNPLTREVTRLRPPPCIPSPLLCWGFGHDSANDDYAVLVGARAGENENENENENENPTSFQVQLQVLRLSTNVWKVVGEVKYTFITNAGILCNGALHWIVEDQSRKILIISYDISQEVFKEVGQPDDPRYECGSSSRLGIVKGCLCVYAGDENSFIWLMKEYNVKESWERLPRGREMKYDIVHYLRSPKRESLYRIEESCFSGTSEYICVPMKHIDDPVFMQSLVSPYVNRKREEKTEATRQVIAMGLETSLPSSSVYYYSSILLNLHYAFNRGGPSGHDPSA